A stretch of Nonomuraea africana DNA encodes these proteins:
- a CDS encoding SHOCT-like domain-containing protein, giving the protein MNEQRKDILDMLAEGKITTEEAEQLIAALEPDQPPAASSLGARPKGKAKYLRLVVHTLEDGEPGRVDVRVPLQLLRAGVQLAALIPPQALERANAELNKSGVPFDLAQVKPEHLEALVEHLDELTMEVEQPDAQVRVFCE; this is encoded by the coding sequence ATGAACGAACAGCGCAAGGACATCCTCGACATGCTGGCCGAGGGCAAGATCACCACAGAGGAGGCGGAGCAGCTCATCGCCGCGCTCGAACCGGACCAGCCGCCGGCGGCGTCGAGTCTCGGCGCCCGGCCGAAGGGCAAGGCGAAGTACCTGCGGCTGGTGGTGCACACCCTTGAGGACGGCGAGCCGGGGCGGGTCGACGTGCGGGTGCCGCTGCAGCTGCTGCGGGCCGGCGTACAGCTGGCGGCCCTGATCCCGCCGCAGGCACTGGAGCGGGCCAACGCCGAACTGAACAAGTCGGGCGTGCCGTTCGACCTGGCGCAGGTCAAGCCCGAACACCTCGAGGCGCTCGTGGAGCACCTCGACGAACTGACCATGGAGGTCGAACAGCCCGATGCCCAAGTGCGTGTCTTCTGCGAGTAG
- a CDS encoding DUF1048 domain-containing protein produces MVTGPIEDKRRYRQYKARTQRLPATYHTAIDALQRYLRFFRPSDKADSLLATLEDLADLFEQSAANGTPLREVVGGTRWSSPRRCLRTTRRVSGSAGSGNG; encoded by the coding sequence ATGGTCACCGGGCCGATCGAGGACAAGCGGCGCTATCGGCAGTACAAGGCACGCACGCAGCGGCTTCCCGCCACCTATCACACGGCGATCGATGCGCTGCAGCGGTACCTGCGGTTCTTCAGGCCGTCGGATAAGGCGGACAGCCTGCTGGCGACGCTGGAGGATCTCGCCGATCTGTTCGAGCAGAGCGCGGCGAACGGAACCCCGCTCCGCGAAGTCGTCGGGGGGACCCGGTGGAGTTCGCCGAGGCGTTGCTTGCGAACTACCCGCAGGGTCAGTGGATCAGCCGGGAGCGGGAACGGCTGA
- a CDS encoding ABC transporter ATP-binding protein has product MTANKVRGPVIHVQGLEKSYKELQVLRGVDFDVARGSIFALLGSNGAGKTTVVKILSTLLKADAGTARVHGFDVSTQPADVRESISLTGQFAAVDEILSGRENLVLVARLRHLKNPGKIADDLLERFSLTDAGARKVSTYSGGMRRRLDIAMSLIGNPPVVFLDEPTTGLDPQARIEVWQAVKELADRGTTVLLTTQYLDEAEQLADRIAILHEGRIIVNGTLAELKQLLPPAKVEYIEKQPTLEDVFLTLVGDNGRNGTPAMTATSARTRKEQR; this is encoded by the coding sequence ATGACAGCCAATAAGGTCCGAGGGCCTGTGATCCACGTGCAGGGCCTGGAGAAGTCGTACAAGGAGCTGCAGGTGCTGCGCGGCGTGGACTTCGACGTGGCGCGGGGCAGCATCTTCGCCCTGCTCGGCTCGAACGGGGCGGGCAAGACCACGGTCGTGAAAATCCTGTCCACGCTGCTCAAGGCCGACGCCGGGACGGCCCGCGTCCACGGCTTCGACGTGTCCACGCAACCGGCGGACGTGCGGGAGTCGATCAGCCTGACCGGGCAGTTCGCCGCCGTCGACGAAATCCTCAGCGGGCGCGAGAACCTCGTGCTGGTCGCCCGGTTGCGGCACCTCAAGAATCCCGGCAAGATCGCCGATGACCTGCTGGAGCGGTTCTCGCTGACCGACGCGGGCGCGCGGAAGGTGTCGACGTATTCGGGTGGCATGCGCCGCCGCCTCGACATCGCGATGAGCCTCATCGGCAATCCGCCGGTCGTCTTCCTCGACGAGCCGACGACCGGGCTCGACCCCCAGGCGCGCATCGAGGTGTGGCAGGCCGTCAAGGAACTCGCCGACCGGGGTACGACGGTGCTGCTCACCACGCAGTATCTGGACGAGGCCGAACAACTCGCCGACCGGATCGCGATCCTGCACGAGGGCCGGATCATCGTGAACGGCACCTTGGCCGAGCTCAAGCAGCTGCTCCCGCCCGCCAAGGTCGAATACATCGAAAAGCAGCCGACCCTCGAGGACGTCTTCCTCACCCTCGTCGGTGACAACGGCAGGAACGGCACGCCGGCCATGACCGCAACGTCGGCACGGACGCGTAAGGAACAACGATGA
- a CDS encoding ABC transporter permease, translating into MTKHFFGDTAALLGRSLRHITRSVDTIITTTIMPIAMLLLFVYVFGGAINTGSESYVNYLLPGILLITVASGIAYTAFRLFLDMKNGIFERFQSMPIARSSVLWAHVLTSLVANLISLVVVMLVALLMGFRSGAGVPAWLAVAGILILFTLALTWIAVIPGLSAKTVDGASAFSYPLLFLPFLSSAFVPTDTMPGPVRAFAEHQPVTSIVNAIRDLFTQQPVGTDIWIALAWCVGILIVAYAFAMNTYRRRIA; encoded by the coding sequence ATGACCAAGCATTTCTTCGGCGACACCGCCGCCCTGCTGGGACGATCCCTGCGCCACATCACGCGCAGCGTGGACACCATCATCACGACCACGATCATGCCGATCGCCATGCTGCTGCTGTTCGTCTACGTGTTCGGCGGCGCGATCAACACAGGGTCGGAGTCGTATGTGAACTACCTGCTGCCCGGCATCCTGCTCATCACGGTTGCTTCGGGCATCGCCTACACGGCATTCCGGCTCTTCCTGGATATGAAGAACGGCATCTTCGAGCGATTCCAGTCCATGCCGATCGCGCGGTCGTCCGTGCTGTGGGCGCACGTGCTGACCTCGCTGGTCGCCAATCTGATCTCGCTTGTGGTCGTGATGCTCGTGGCCCTGCTCATGGGCTTCCGCTCGGGGGCGGGAGTGCCGGCGTGGCTCGCGGTCGCCGGCATCCTGATCCTGTTCACCCTGGCGCTGACATGGATCGCCGTCATCCCCGGCCTGTCCGCGAAGACCGTGGACGGCGCGAGCGCGTTCTCCTACCCGCTCCTCTTCCTGCCGTTCCTCAGCTCGGCCTTCGTGCCCACCGACACCATGCCCGGCCCGGTGCGCGCCTTCGCCGAGCACCAGCCGGTGACCTCCATCGTCAACGCCATCCGCGACCTGTTCACCCAGCAGCCGGTCGGCACCGACATCTGGATCGCCCTGGCCTGGTGTGTCGGCATCCTCATCGTCGCGTACGCCTTCGCCATGAACACCTACCGCCGCAGAATCGCCTAG
- a CDS encoding DUF1707 SHOCT-like domain-containing protein translates to MPADPPSSPALRASDADRDRVTELLRAAVADGRLDPVEFDERLDVALAARTIDVLAPLITDLIAVPGGDGALTLPFAGTPAEPAAELLTINERHGSVRRDGRWTLPYRLALRTAWCDVMLDLTSAVRSAPELVIELRVRGGNVELVLAPGMVVDANELSVRHSNLAISRDAGDNTPETLQVRLVGRMRHGRLDTRWQTPRR, encoded by the coding sequence ATGCCGGCAGATCCGCCCAGCTCACCCGCGCTGCGCGCGTCCGACGCGGACCGCGACCGGGTCACCGAACTGCTGCGCGCCGCCGTCGCCGACGGCCGGCTCGACCCGGTCGAGTTCGACGAGCGGCTGGACGTGGCGCTGGCCGCCCGCACCATCGACGTGCTGGCCCCGCTCATCACCGATCTGATCGCGGTGCCAGGCGGCGACGGCGCACTCACGCTGCCGTTCGCTGGGACGCCGGCCGAGCCGGCCGCCGAACTGCTCACCATCAATGAGCGGCACGGCTCGGTGCGCCGTGACGGCCGGTGGACTCTGCCGTACCGGCTGGCGCTGCGCACCGCGTGGTGCGACGTGATGCTGGACCTGACCAGCGCGGTGCGCAGCGCGCCCGAGCTGGTCATCGAGCTGCGGGTGCGCGGCGGCAACGTGGAGTTAGTCCTCGCGCCGGGCATGGTGGTGGACGCCAACGAGCTGTCGGTGCGGCACAGCAACCTCGCGATCAGCAGGGACGCGGGCGACAACACGCCGGAGACGCTGCAGGTCCGCTTGGTAGGCCGAATGCGGCACGGCCGGCTCGACACCCGGTGGCAGACGCCGCGCCGGTGA
- a CDS encoding tyrosine-type recombinase/integrase — MSAPCFGCCTKARPGPRVLALDVDDLDLRNRRAKVRRKGGAVDVIVWRTATARLLPRLLDGRRTGPVFLTGRRARVELPPGDVDVASGRARPTYRRAAELFETATADLPGGPWALHQLRHSALTHAAEDGANTSTLLAYSGHTSVASLARYARVSPEALARWQESRDPAARRH, encoded by the coding sequence GTGAGCGCACCCTGTTTCGGCTGCTGTACGAAAGCGCGGCCCGGGCCGAGGGTCCTGGCCCTCGACGTCGACGACCTCGACCTGCGCAACCGCCGCGCCAAGGTACGGCGCAAGGGCGGCGCGGTCGACGTCATCGTCTGGCGCACCGCCACCGCCCGACTTCTGCCCCGTCTGCTGGACGGCCGCCGCACCGGCCCGGTCTTCCTGACTGGCCGCCGCGCCCGGGTGGAGCTCCCCCCGGGCGACGTGGATGTCGCCTCCGGCCGGGCCCGGCCGACCTACCGCCGCGCCGCCGAGCTGTTCGAGACCGCCACTGCCGACCTGCCCGGCGGTCCATGGGCCCTGCATCAACTGCGCCACAGCGCGCTCACCCACGCCGCCGAAGACGGCGCCAACACCTCCACCCTGCTGGCCTACTCCGGCCACACCTCGGTCGCCTCGCTGGCCCGCTACGCGCGCGTCTCTCCTGAGGCGCTTGCCCGTTGGCAGGAAAGCCGTGACCCGGCGGCCCGCCGGCACTGA
- a CDS encoding L-threonylcarbamoyladenylate synthase, producing the protein MAKYFDVHPDSPQPRLISQVVELLHADGLIAYPTDSCYALGCRLGNKEGIERIREIRSLGSDHHFTLVCRGFSQFGQFVHVSNALFRSIKAATPGGYTFILPATKEVPRRLLHPRKKTVGVRIPDHVVTQALLAELGEPLVSSTLLLPDETEPLTQGWEIKERLDHVVDAVIDSGECGATPTTVVDFSQGEPEILRRGTGDSSLFE; encoded by the coding sequence GTGGCGAAGTATTTCGATGTGCATCCGGACAGTCCGCAGCCTCGGCTGATCAGCCAGGTGGTCGAGCTTTTGCATGCGGACGGGCTGATCGCGTACCCGACGGACTCGTGCTACGCGCTGGGGTGCCGGCTGGGCAACAAGGAGGGCATAGAGCGCATCAGGGAGATCCGCAGCCTCGGCAGTGACCACCATTTCACCCTGGTCTGCAGGGGCTTCTCCCAGTTCGGCCAGTTCGTCCATGTAAGCAATGCGCTGTTCCGCTCGATCAAGGCGGCGACCCCCGGTGGCTACACGTTCATCCTGCCCGCGACCAAGGAGGTGCCGCGGCGGTTGCTGCATCCCCGGAAGAAGACGGTCGGCGTCCGGATCCCCGATCATGTCGTCACGCAGGCACTGTTGGCCGAGCTCGGCGAACCGCTGGTGTCGAGCACCCTGCTGCTGCCCGACGAGACCGAGCCGTTGACGCAGGGCTGGGAGATCAAGGAGAGGCTCGACCATGTGGTGGACGCCGTCATCGACTCCGGCGAATGCGGCGCCACCCCGACGACGGTCGTCGACTTCTCGCAGGGCGAGCCTGAGATCCTCCGCCGAGGCACCGGAGACTCGTCTCTCTTCGAGTAG
- a CDS encoding TetR/AcrR family transcriptional regulator, whose product MVKRHLTPDDWSTAALQAMARGGVAAVSVNALAGELGATRGSFYWHFKDRDALLTAALERWETDHTTALISQLEDISDPRQRLAALFSTALGEGDISGLEPAIVAHADHPRVAPILRRVTEQRIAYLTDLYTDLGLAPAPARRQAVTAYAAYLGWVELRRAASDLVPEVDASGESATAALEHLITWLTVAHGGHQGTGAGGSVER is encoded by the coding sequence ATGGTGAAAAGGCACCTGACCCCTGACGACTGGTCTACTGCGGCCCTACAAGCGATGGCCCGCGGCGGCGTGGCCGCTGTCTCGGTCAACGCCTTGGCAGGTGAACTGGGAGCCACGCGCGGCAGCTTCTACTGGCACTTCAAAGACCGCGACGCGCTGCTGACCGCCGCGCTCGAACGGTGGGAGACCGACCACACCACGGCCCTGATCTCGCAACTGGAGGACATCTCCGACCCTCGTCAGAGGCTGGCGGCCCTGTTCTCCACCGCGCTGGGGGAGGGGGACATCAGCGGCCTGGAGCCCGCGATCGTCGCCCACGCCGACCACCCGCGGGTCGCCCCGATCCTGCGCAGGGTCACCGAACAGAGGATCGCCTACCTCACCGACCTCTATACCGACCTGGGTCTGGCGCCCGCACCGGCCAGACGCCAAGCGGTCACCGCCTATGCCGCCTACCTGGGCTGGGTCGAACTACGACGGGCTGCCTCCGACCTCGTGCCCGAGGTCGACGCCTCCGGCGAGAGTGCGACCGCCGCGCTGGAGCACCTCATCACCTGGCTCACGGTCGCGCACGGTGGTCACCAGGGGACCGGAGCGGGAGGGTCAGTGGAGCGCTGA
- a CDS encoding DUF3995 domain-containing protein: MKLAGGTAALGLAAVGALHAVWTFSPWPLASRADFARTVVGVAEADAPGPGLTAAVAAALGTAGFLVAAQAGLAPRVLPTRLGTLATWAIAGGLLLRGGAGLATSALAKPTDYTRWDLVAYSPLCLTLGALTAYIATSATKQGQP; the protein is encoded by the coding sequence ATGAAACTCGCTGGTGGAACGGCTGCGCTCGGCCTGGCCGCCGTCGGGGCGCTGCACGCAGTCTGGACATTCTCGCCCTGGCCTCTGGCCAGTCGGGCCGACTTCGCCCGCACGGTCGTCGGGGTTGCCGAGGCCGACGCTCCGGGACCAGGTTTGACGGCCGCGGTGGCAGCGGCACTCGGGACCGCCGGCTTCCTCGTCGCCGCACAGGCCGGCCTGGCTCCCCGCGTGCTGCCCACCCGGCTCGGCACTCTGGCCACATGGGCCATCGCGGGCGGGCTGCTGCTACGCGGCGGAGCGGGTCTGGCCACCTCCGCACTCGCCAAGCCCACCGATTACACCCGCTGGGACCTGGTGGCCTACTCCCCGCTGTGCCTGACACTCGGCGCCCTAACGGCCTACATCGCCACCTCAGCGACCAAGCAGGGTCAGCCATGA
- a CDS encoding ISAs1 family transposase → MPSSPIDVLSRHLEHVTTTDPMTDLTDLPALADVLDAVPDPRNRRGRRYQLGPLLALALLAVLGGATSLAKITRFITGCDPELRVQLGLPAATRLAASTLGRLLARLDGDAFDTATCAYLTKLAACAAPPTPSTRQPLLGLAVDGKTLRGSRTGDGVTHLLAAVRHDTQTVVAQAQIQAKSNEIPAFTPLLADLNLSGVVITADALHTQHEHARQIVAAGGHYLLVVKGNQPTLHRRLKALPWREAILNDRTDETGHGRREIRRMKICTARPGLPFPHALQAIQVKRRRTDHKSGKTTIVTIYAVTSLPPGRILHAHLATLIRGHWSIEALHHIRDVTYHEDACRVRKGAAPRILASLRNLAIGLARLIGWTNISAATDHYRSHPGDGLQLLGLAT, encoded by the coding sequence GTGCCATCTTCCCCGATCGACGTGCTCTCCCGCCACCTGGAGCACGTCACCACCACCGACCCGATGACGGACCTGACCGACCTGCCCGCGTTGGCCGATGTCCTGGATGCCGTACCCGACCCACGTAACCGTCGCGGGCGCCGCTACCAACTCGGACCGCTGCTGGCCTTAGCCTTGCTCGCCGTACTCGGCGGCGCCACCTCCCTGGCGAAGATCACCAGATTCATCACCGGATGCGACCCTGAACTACGCGTCCAGCTCGGCCTGCCCGCCGCGACGCGGCTGGCCGCCAGCACCCTGGGACGGCTGCTGGCCCGCCTGGACGGCGACGCCTTCGACACCGCGACCTGCGCCTATCTGACCAAGCTGGCCGCCTGCGCCGCACCGCCCACCCCCAGCACCCGACAACCGCTACTCGGCCTGGCCGTGGACGGCAAGACGCTGCGCGGCAGCCGCACCGGTGACGGCGTAACCCACCTGCTGGCCGCCGTCCGCCACGACACCCAGACCGTCGTGGCCCAAGCCCAGATCCAGGCCAAGAGCAACGAGATCCCCGCGTTCACGCCGCTGCTGGCCGACCTGAATCTGTCCGGCGTGGTGATCACCGCCGACGCCCTGCACACCCAGCACGAACATGCCCGCCAGATCGTCGCCGCCGGCGGCCACTACCTGCTCGTCGTCAAGGGCAACCAGCCCACCCTGCACCGCCGACTCAAGGCCCTGCCCTGGCGCGAGGCCATCCTCAATGACCGCACCGACGAGACCGGGCATGGCCGCCGCGAGATCCGCCGCATGAAGATCTGCACCGCCCGCCCGGGCCTGCCCTTCCCGCACGCCCTGCAGGCCATCCAGGTCAAGCGCCGCCGCACCGACCACAAGAGCGGCAAGACCACCATCGTCACGATCTACGCCGTCACCAGTCTCCCGCCGGGCCGGATCCTCCACGCCCACCTCGCCACCCTCATCCGCGGCCACTGGAGCATCGAGGCCCTGCACCACATCCGCGACGTCACCTACCACGAAGACGCCTGCAGAGTGCGGAAAGGCGCCGCTCCACGCATCCTGGCGAGCCTGCGCAACCTGGCCATCGGCCTGGCCCGCCTGATCGGCTGGACCAACATCAGCGCCGCCACTGACCACTACCGCAGCCACCCAGGCGACGGGCTTCAGCTACTCGGTCTCGCCACATGA
- a CDS encoding NAD(P)/FAD-dependent oxidoreductase, translating to MNNGHRIVVLGAGYTGMFNAIRLAHRTRRTGVKITLVNPSSRFVERLRMHQIAAGQELADHQIPDLLAGTGVTFVQGAATAIDPEARQITVDGAETLEYDTLVYALGSSTDTSKVPGADIHTFTLNSPEIAGRFAERLTEIAKAGGTVTVCGGGLTGIEAATEIAESHPSLNVTLISLEEPGGMMGAEARAYLYRALDRLGVALETGSRVTKVLPDAVELADGRLVHSDACLWTTGVKVSPLAADAGIATDDRGLILVDATLRSVSHPEIHAVGDAAAVRLAWGQIHGTCQSGLPTAQYTADTIARLLRGKAVKPFRFGYFHQPVSLGRRDAVIQFTKADDTPGRWYLTGWAAVAYKEMVSGSPLLTYRLSKRMNVTTIVSKGGRATRKLAA from the coding sequence ATGAACAACGGCCACCGCATTGTCGTCCTTGGCGCCGGCTACACGGGCATGTTCAACGCCATCCGGCTGGCCCACCGCACCCGCCGGACCGGCGTGAAGATCACGCTGGTCAACCCTTCGAGCCGGTTCGTCGAGCGGCTGCGGATGCACCAGATCGCAGCCGGGCAGGAGCTGGCCGACCACCAGATCCCCGACCTGCTCGCCGGAACCGGCGTCACGTTCGTCCAGGGCGCCGCCACCGCCATCGACCCCGAGGCTCGGCAGATCACCGTCGACGGTGCCGAGACCCTCGAGTACGACACGCTCGTCTACGCGCTGGGTAGCTCGACCGACACCAGCAAGGTCCCCGGCGCCGACATCCACACGTTCACCCTGAACAGCCCGGAGATCGCCGGCCGGTTCGCCGAGCGGCTCACCGAGATCGCCAAGGCCGGCGGCACCGTCACCGTCTGCGGCGGCGGCCTGACCGGCATCGAGGCGGCCACCGAGATCGCCGAGAGCCACCCGAGCCTGAACGTCACGCTGATCAGCTTGGAGGAGCCCGGCGGCATGATGGGTGCCGAGGCCCGCGCCTACCTCTACCGCGCGCTGGACCGCCTCGGCGTCGCCCTGGAGACCGGCTCCCGCGTCACCAAGGTGCTGCCCGACGCGGTCGAACTGGCCGACGGCCGGCTCGTCCACTCCGACGCCTGCCTGTGGACCACCGGCGTCAAGGTGTCGCCGCTCGCCGCCGACGCCGGGATCGCCACCGACGACCGCGGCCTCATCCTGGTCGACGCCACGCTGCGATCAGTGTCCCACCCGGAGATCCACGCCGTCGGCGACGCCGCAGCGGTCCGCCTGGCCTGGGGGCAGATCCACGGGACCTGTCAGAGCGGCCTGCCCACCGCCCAGTACACCGCCGACACCATCGCGCGGCTGCTGCGCGGCAAGGCCGTCAAGCCGTTCCGCTTCGGCTACTTCCACCAGCCGGTCAGCCTGGGCCGCCGCGACGCGGTCATCCAGTTCACCAAGGCCGACGACACCCCCGGCCGCTGGTACCTCACCGGCTGGGCCGCCGTCGCGTACAAGGAGATGGTCAGCGGCAGCCCCCTCCTGACGTACCGGCTCAGCAAGCGCATGAATGTCACCACCATCGTCTCCAAGGGCGGCCGCGCCACCCGCAAGCTCGCGGCATGA
- a CDS encoding RNA polymerase sigma-70 factor — MIVIDGRAEEDPYIENRRLLFATAYRMLGSVTDAEDVLQDAWLTWSTADRDAIHHPKAYLVRTVTNLSLNRLTSARATRETYVGPWLPEPLLTSPDIATETELADTVSMAMMVVLETLSPVERAVFLLREVFGYSHAEIAETLERPEPTVRQIAHRAREHVQARRPRFDTDEAQRRQVTAQFMKACAGGDLNAVMELLAPDVTAWSDGGGKVTAARRPLHGTDHVARWIVGFLAKPELAALTMEPAVINGELGILATLDGYAVGALSFDLVDGHIQNLRFQVNPDKLSGLTPDNGLAFL; from the coding sequence GTGATCGTGATCGACGGCAGGGCCGAGGAGGACCCGTACATCGAGAACAGGCGGCTGCTGTTCGCCACTGCCTACCGCATGCTGGGCAGCGTCACCGACGCCGAGGACGTCCTCCAGGACGCCTGGCTCACCTGGAGCACCGCCGACCGCGACGCGATCCACCACCCCAAGGCCTACCTGGTGCGAACGGTCACCAACCTGTCGCTGAACCGCCTCACCTCCGCGCGGGCCACGCGCGAGACCTACGTCGGCCCGTGGCTCCCCGAACCGCTTTTGACCTCCCCCGACATCGCCACGGAGACCGAATTGGCCGACACCGTCTCCATGGCGATGATGGTCGTCCTGGAAACCCTCAGCCCCGTCGAACGCGCTGTCTTCCTGCTCCGCGAGGTCTTCGGCTACTCGCACGCCGAGATCGCCGAGACCCTCGAACGTCCCGAGCCGACGGTCCGCCAGATCGCCCACCGCGCCCGCGAGCACGTCCAGGCCCGCCGCCCCCGCTTCGACACCGACGAGGCACAGCGCCGGCAGGTTACCGCGCAATTCATGAAGGCCTGCGCGGGCGGGGACCTGAACGCCGTGATGGAACTGCTCGCCCCCGACGTCACCGCCTGGTCCGACGGCGGTGGCAAGGTCACCGCCGCCCGCCGCCCCCTCCACGGCACCGACCACGTCGCGCGCTGGATCGTGGGCTTCCTGGCCAAGCCCGAGCTGGCCGCCCTGACCATGGAGCCCGCCGTCATCAACGGCGAGCTTGGCATCCTGGCCACTCTCGACGGCTACGCCGTCGGCGCCCTGTCGTTCGACCTCGTCGACGGCCACATCCAAAATCTGCGCTTCCAGGTCAACCCCGACAAGCTCAGCGGCCTCACCCCCGACAACGGCCTGGCATTCCTCTGA
- a CDS encoding putative quinol monooxygenase produces the protein MSLFVIAEFLAAPDQHDRLRTALEALIEPTLDEPGCLSYRAYVDPNDPARMVIVERWENRQAFDEHFTTPHLRHAQRVLDRILARPLTLRTLVEASQESAP, from the coding sequence ATGTCCCTTTTCGTCATCGCCGAGTTCCTCGCCGCCCCAGACCAGCATGATCGGCTCCGCACGGCGCTGGAAGCCCTGATCGAGCCAACGCTGGACGAACCCGGTTGCCTCTCGTATCGGGCCTATGTCGACCCCAACGACCCGGCCCGCATGGTGATCGTGGAACGGTGGGAGAACCGGCAGGCCTTCGACGAGCACTTCACCACCCCCCATCTGCGTCACGCCCAGAGAGTCCTGGACCGGATCCTGGCCCGGCCACTGACCCTTCGGACCTTGGTCGAGGCGTCACAGGAATCCGCTCCGTAG
- a CDS encoding aldo/keto reductase, translating into MTVTLGRTGMEITRLGFGSWAVSGSGWAFSWGATDDAESVAAIRHALDAGVNWIDTAAVYGLGHSEELVGKAVADLPQADRPYIFTKLGLVWDPDNPSASPRRIMKPDSVRRELEDSLRRLGVDHIDLYQVHYPDTGESLEYAGGGFGAVSPNATPLEEYWQVMADLKAEGKVRAIGLSNHTPDLLEAAEQIAHVDVIQPPFSAINRSSADEIAWARAHETGVIVYSPLQSGLLTGAFSAERVAGLPAEDWRTAHHDFTTGLTANLQLADALRPIAERHGRSVAEVAIAWVLAWPGITGAIVGARKAAQVDGWIGAGSLELSPADIEEIATAITVSGAGRGPARHA; encoded by the coding sequence ATGACTGTCACGCTTGGCCGTACCGGCATGGAGATCACCCGATTGGGCTTCGGTTCGTGGGCCGTGTCGGGCTCGGGCTGGGCCTTCAGCTGGGGGGCCACGGACGACGCTGAGTCGGTCGCCGCGATCCGCCACGCGCTCGACGCGGGCGTCAACTGGATCGACACCGCCGCGGTGTACGGCTTGGGCCATTCGGAGGAACTGGTCGGCAAGGCTGTCGCCGACCTGCCGCAGGCCGATCGCCCGTACATCTTCACCAAGCTCGGCCTGGTCTGGGACCCGGACAATCCGTCGGCCTCGCCTCGGCGGATCATGAAGCCGGACAGCGTCCGCCGCGAGCTCGAAGACTCGCTGCGGCGGCTGGGCGTCGACCACATCGACCTGTACCAGGTGCACTATCCCGACACCGGCGAATCGCTGGAGTACGCCGGTGGCGGCTTCGGAGCGGTGTCGCCCAACGCCACGCCGCTGGAGGAGTACTGGCAGGTCATGGCCGACCTGAAGGCCGAAGGCAAGGTCCGGGCGATCGGGCTGTCCAATCACACGCCCGACCTGCTCGAGGCGGCCGAGCAGATCGCCCATGTCGACGTCATCCAGCCGCCGTTCTCGGCGATCAACCGGTCGTCCGCCGATGAGATCGCCTGGGCACGCGCGCACGAGACCGGTGTGATCGTCTACTCGCCGCTGCAGTCCGGCCTGCTCACCGGGGCCTTCTCCGCCGAGCGCGTGGCCGGACTGCCCGCCGAGGACTGGCGGACCGCCCACCACGACTTCACGACCGGCCTGACCGCCAACCTCCAGCTCGCCGACGCGCTGCGGCCGATCGCTGAACGCCATGGCCGTTCCGTGGCCGAGGTGGCCATCGCCTGGGTGCTCGCCTGGCCCGGCATCACCGGGGCGATCGTGGGCGCGCGCAAGGCCGCCCAGGTGGACGGCTGGATCGGAGCGGGCTCGCTGGAGCTGAGCCCTGCCGACATCGAGGAGATCGCCACCGCGATCACGGTCTCCGGTGCGGGCAGAGGTCCCGCCCGCCACGCATGA